TTATTCAATAATTTTTCTGCAAAAGACGTTCCGTTTAGCGAAATATTAAAAGAAGCTATTGATAACGGATATACGGAGCCAGATCCAAGAGAAGATTTATGCGGGAATGATGTTGGTAGAAAATTATTAATTTTGGCAAGAGAATTAGATTTGCAAAATGAATTTGAAGAAATTAAAATTCAAAATTTAATTCCAGAACATTTACGCGAAGGAAGTGCTTCAGAGTTCTTAACTAAATTGAAAGAATTTGATTCGGTTTATGCCAAAATAAAAAATGAACAAGAACCGAATCATGTTTTGAGATATATTGGAGAATTATCAGGAGATTTGCAAAGTGATAAAGGAAATTTAGAAGTTAAATTAGTTTCTGTTCCAGCAGATACCGCATTGGGTGGGTTGAAAGGTTCTGATTCTTTCTTCGAGATTTACACAGAATCATATGGTGACCGACCTATCGTAATTCAAGGTGCAGGTGCAGGATCAGCTGTTACCGCTAGAGGTGTTTTTGGAGATATCTTGAGATTGTCAGATAAAGGGTAAAAATAGTGTTCAGTGATCCGTTGCAAAGATTTGGGATTAGTATCAGATAAAAAATATAAAATCTGTTTTATCCGCGTCTGAACAAATATAATTAATTAAAAAAGGGACAGCCTCCAGTCATGATTCCTTCCTCTTCGAGGAGGTTTGGGAGGAGAAAAAATGAAAATAACATTAGATAGAGTAAACGAAAATTTTCACTTTCAATTAAAAAATGATCGTGGCCATATAGTAAATCTAGATGCTAGACCTGATTTTGGTGGAAATGATATGGGACCAAGTCCAATGGAGTTAGTATTAATGGGTGTTGCAGGCTGTAGTGGAATCGATATGATTTCGATATTAAAAAAGCAACGTCAGAACATTACCTCTTTCAAAGCTGAGGTTGAGGGCGAACGCGTTCAAGTTGGCGAAGCAAAACCATTTAAAGATATTTATGTGGTTTTCTATTTAGAAGGGCCAATCAATGAAGATAAAGCAGCAAGAGCAGCACAGCTTTCTTTTGAAAAATACTGTTCCGTTTCTAAAACATTAGAACCAACGGCAACTATACATTATAAAGTAGTTTTGAACGGAGTGGAATTACCAAAATAACAATTACACAACTTTAAACCTCAAACTTTAAACTTTTTTAATAAAAAATAATGAACGAACAAGAATTTGGTTTTGAAACTCAAGCCATACGCAATCAATTAGAACGCACTCAATATTTAGAGCATTCCGTGCCTTTGTACTTAACTTCTAGTTTTGTATTTGAAGATGCCGAAGATATGCGTGCTTCATTCGCTGAAGAGAAAGATCGAAATATTTATTCTCGTTACAGTAATCCAAATACGAACGAGTTTATCGATAAAGTTTGCCAAATGGAAGGTGCGGAATCTGGTTTTGCTTTCTCATCCGGAATGGCGGCGGTATATTCTACCTTGGCTGCTTTGTTAAACTCAGGAGATCATATCGTTTCTGCAGGAAGTGTTTTTGGTGCAACACACTCTTTGTTTATGAATTATTTTCTAAAATGGGGAATTGAAACCACTTATTTTGATATTAATAAACCCGAAACTATTGAAAGTTGTATCAAACCAAATACTAAAATTCTTTTTGCCGAATCACCTACGAATCCTGCAATTGATATTATCGATTTGGAATTGCTTGGTGATATTGCTAAAAAGCATAATCTAGTTTTGATTATCGACAACTGCTTTGCAACGCCATATTTGCAACAACCTATTAAATGGGGAGCGCATTTGGTGGTACATTCAGCAACAAAATTAATGGACGGTCAAGGTAGAGTTCTTGGTGGAATAACTGTAGGTGATGCTGAATTGATTCAAAAAATCTATTTGTTTTCTCGACTTACAGGGCCTTCTTTATCACCGTTTAATGCGTGGGTATTGTCAAAAAGTTTAGAAACTTTGGCAATTCGTTTAGACAGACACTGCGAAAATGCGATGAAAGTAGCTGAGTTTTTAGAACAGCATCCTAACGTAAATAAGGTAAAATATCCGTTCTTGAAATCGCATCCACAATATGAAATTGCTCAAAAACAAATGAAATTGGGTGGTAATATTGTTGCTTTCGAAATCAAAGGCGGTCTTGAAGCCGGAAGAGCTTTCTTAGATAAAATAAAATTATGTTCGTTGTCACCTAATTTAGGAGATAGTAGAACTATTGTTACACATCCTGCTTCTACAACACATAGTAAATTATCAGTCGAAGAGCGTTTGGCTGTAAGTATTACGGATGGTTTAGTAAGGGTTTCTGTTGGATTAGAAACGGTAAAAGATGTAATTGCTGATTTGGAGCAAGCACTTTCGTAAAATTACAGATTTCAAAACACCGATTTTCAATTGTAGATTTGACACCAATTGAAAATCGGTATTTTATATATCTTACTTAAATATTTTTTAAATGCTTTCAAAGAAAACAAAATACGGAATTAAAGCACTAACTTTTTTGGCACGCCAAGAAGATCAAACGCCTGTGCAAATTGCTGAAATAGCAAAAAGCGAAAATATTTCGATTAAGTTTTTAGAAAGTATTTTATTGCTTTTGCGTCACTCTGGTTTTTTGGGAGCTAAGAAGGGCAAAGGTGGAGGATATTACTTAATAAAAGATCCTAAAGATATTAATATGGCTCATGTCTATCGAATTCTCGAAGGGCCAATTGCTTTATTGCCATGTGTGAGTCATAATTTTTATGAAAAATGTGATGATTGTATTGATGAAGCTAGCTGTTCTGTACATAAATTAATGACAGAAGTGCGTGATAATACCTTGATGATTTTAGAGAATAACTCTCTTGCAGACATTTCTTTTTAGTTAATAAAAGTTAATTAAGTTTTGTAATTAGTAAAAAAATATTATTTTTGCACTTTAATCCACTATTCCGATAGGGTAATGGATTTAAAAAATAAATTAATAGTTGAATTTTTTTAAAATGAGTAAAGAATTGAAAGAAAATAATGTTGCAATTAAAACAGAAACTACTTTTGTAGAACGTTTATGGGTTTTGATACCGGTAATTTTATTGGTAGGGTTATTGTCGACATTAGTGTATAACCATTATAATGAGTTTTCTTGGAATGGCTTTATAGCAGGTTTTAATCAAGAATTTTTAATCTTTTTTGCTATTGGTGTTTTTGCACAATTAGTAGATGGTACTTTAGGAATGGGTTATGGTGCAACTTCAACTTCTTTTTTATTAGCATATGGAGTTCCTCCAGTTATTAGTAGTACAGGAGTTCACGTTGCTGAAATGTTTACTACTGGAGCTTCGGCTATTTCTCATCACAGATTTGGAAATATAAATAAAAAATTAGTAAAACATCTTTTGATTCCAGGCGTTTTAGGTTCTGCAACTGGAGCTTATTTATTGTCGGATGTAATTGATGGAGATGTAATTAAGCCATTTATTGCAGTGTATATGATTGTTTTGGCAATTATAATCATGAAAAAAGCATTGAAAAAGAATATTGTTAAAAAGAAAACAAAAAGTTTGGATCTTTTAGCTTCTTTCGGAGGATTTATGGATGCCGTTGGAGGAGGAGGATGGGGACCTATTGTTACGTCTACATTATTAGGACGTGGTAGAAATCCTCGTTATACAATTGGTTCTGTAAATGCGGCGGAATTTGCAGTTTCTTTTGCAAGTGGAATCACATTTATGCTTTTTGGAGGAATTCACGGATGGCAAGTAATTATTGGTTTGATTTTAGGTGGAGTTATTGCAGCGCCACTAGCAGCTTTTTTAGTAAATAAAATTCAAAGAAAGCCAATGATGATTGCAGTAGGCTTATTAATTATCGTTTTGAGTTTAAGAACATTATCTAAATTATTATAATGAGTGTAGCAATTGCAAATACTTTATTAGATAAAACGAAAGGGTTTAGTATTGAAGAGACACTTTCATTTTTAGCTAACGAATACAAAGACAAAGTAGTTTTTTCAACTTCTTTTGGTCAAGAAGATCAAGTGGTTACGGCTTTAATCGCCAAAAATGATTTGCCAATTACCATTTTTACTTTGGATACAGGAAGATTGTTTCAAGAAACCTATGATGTTTTTCATAAGACACTGAAAAAGTATAAAAAAGAAATCAAAACGTATTTTCCTGAAGCGTCTCAAGTAGAAGAATTGTTGAATAAAAAAGGACCTAACAGTTTCTATGAATCAGTTGAAAATAGAAAAGAATGTTGTTTTATTCGTAAAGTAGCACCTTTGACCAAAGCATTGAAAGGAAACACAATTTGGATTACTGGACTAAGAGCAGAGCAGTCTGAAAACAGAAGTGATTTAGATTTTTTTGAGTATGATGCCCATTTTGATATCATCAAATTCAATCCGCTATTGAAATGGACTTTAGAAGAAGTTCAGAAATATATAGACGAAAACAATGTGCCGCAAAACACATTACATAAACAAGGTTTTGTAAGCATAGGTTGTGCGCCATGTACCAGAGCAATTGCACCTGGAGAAGATATTAGAGCAGGAAGATGGTCTTGGGAATCAAGTCATAAAGAATGTGGTTTGCACCAGAAATAATTATAAATTATAAATGATTGTTGAAATTTTTCAATCATTTAAATCTTTAAATAAACACGATGAGTTCAATATTAAAAACAAATGCTTTAGAAAGCGAAGCGATATACATTTTCAGAGAAGTAATTTCTCAGTTTGATAAACCAGTTTTGCTTTTTTCAGGTGGGAAAGATTCAATTACATTGGTGCGTTTAGCGCAAAAAGCTTTTTTCCCTGCGAAAATTCCTTTTCCTCTTTTGCATGTTGATACAGGACATAACTTTCCTGAAACAATAGAATTTAGAGATAAATTAGTGGCGGAATTAGGATTAGAATTAATCGTTCGTAATGTGCAAGATGCTATTGACGAAGGAAAAGTTGTTGAAGAGTCAGGAAAATATTCTAGTAGAAATAGTTTGCAAACAACTACACTTTTGGATGCAATTGAAGAATTCAAATTTGATGCTTGTATAGGTGGAGCACGTAGAGACGAGGAAAAAGCAAGAGCTAAAGAACGTATTTTCTCTGTTCGTGATGACTTTGGTCAATGGGATGAGAAAAACCAACGTCCTGAGTTGTTTGATATTTTGAATGGAAAAATTGAAAATGGTCAAAATGTTCGTGTGTTTCCAATTTCTAACTGGACTGAATTAGATGTTTGGAGTTATATTGAACAAGAACAAATTGAAATTCCATCAATTTACTTTTCACACAAACGTAAAGTATTCTTAAGAGATGGATTAATTTGGTCACACTCTCCATTTGTTTACCAAGAAGAAGACGAAGAAGTTGAAGAAAGAATTGTTCGTTTTAGAACCGTTGGAGATATGAGCTGTACGGCAGCAGTTGAATCTTATGCAGCAACGATTCAAGAAGTAGTAGGTGAAATCAGATCTTCGACTATTTCAGAAAGAGGAGCCAGAATTGATGATAAGCGTTCTGAAGCCGCAATGGAAAAAAGAAAACAACAAGGATACTTTTAGAATTATTTTAAATGTTGAATTTTAAATTTTAAATGAATGAAAGTGACATTAAAATTTAAAATAATCAACAGCATTTAAAATTCAAAATTTATAATTTAAAATAATAAAAAACTGATGGAAGTTTTAAAAATAGCAACAGCAGGTAGTGTAGATGACGGAAAGAGCACATTAATCGGGAGATTATTATACGATACAAAATCGTTGACTACCGATAAAATTGAAGCAATAGAAAAAAGCAGTAAGCAAAAAGGATATGATTATTTAGATTTTTCATTGGCTACTGATGGTTTAGTTGCGGAGAGAGAACAAGGAATCACAATTGATGTGGCTCATATTTATTTTTCGACTGCAAAGAAAAGTTACATCATTGCAGATACTCCTGGTCACGTAGAATATACGCGTAATATGGTTACGGGTGCTTCTACTTCGCAAGTATCTATCATTTTGATTGATGCTCGTAAAGGAGTAATTGAGCAAACATACCGTCACTTTTTTATCAATAATTTATTGCGTGTAAAAGAGGTAATTGTTGCAATTAACAAAATGGATTTAGTGGATTACTCTGAAGAAGTATTCAACAAAATCAAAACTGATTTCCAAGAATTGAACAGCAAAAGTTCTTTCAAAGAGCAAAACGTAAGTTATATTCCGTTGAGCGCTATCAATGGAGGAAATGTTGCTGATAAATCGGAGAATATGCCTTGGTATACAGGACAAACTGTATTAGAGCATTTAGAAGCTTTAGAGCCAGAAGATGTTTTTGAAACAGGTAAAGCACGTTTCCCAGTTCAAACGGTTATCAGACCAAAAACAGAAGAGTATCATGACTTCAGAGGATATGCTGGAAAATTGTACGGAAACAATATTAAAGTGGGAGATGCAGTAACGGTTCTTCCATCTTTGACAGAGTCTAAAGTGACTAATATTCACTTTTTTGATCAACAATTTGACGAAGCAACTGCAGGTTCTTCTATCACTATTGAATTAGATAATGATATCAATGTGACTAGAGGGGATATGATTGTAAAATCAAATGAGTTGCCTAAAATTGAGAAAGATATCAATACAACTATTTGTTGGATGGACAGCAAAAAGTTAGTTGCGGGGACAAAATATTTAGTACAACACAACACCAACAGAGTTTTAGCAAAAATTGAAAGCGTTAAAAATGTAATTGCAACTGATTATTCAGGAGTGACACCAGCGACTCAATTGAGCATTAATGAAATAGGTGAAGTGACTATTAAATTAAGCAAAGCTTTGTATTTTGATGCCTATAATGACAACAAATCGAACGGCGCTTTTATTTTAATTGATGCTGCAACCAATACAACTGCTGGAGTTGGATTTATAAAATAAATCTAGCTTTTGCTAAAAAAATAACTACAGATGCAAAGTTTTAGAACCGAAATAGAAGATCCGATTGTCCAAAAAGACATTATCGATTTAGAAAGAAAAATTGCTTTATTCCGTGACGGAAAAATTGATGATGAGCGTTTTCGTAGCCTTCGTTTGGCTAGAGGTGTTTATGGTCAACGTCAGGAAGGTGTACAAATGATTCGTATCAAATTACCATTTGGTAAAGTGACTAGCGAACAATTGTTGCGTATTACTAAAGTTTCTGATGAATATTCAACAGGACGTTTGCACATAACAACACGTCAGGATATTCAAATCCACTATGTGAGTTTAGATAGAACACCACAACTTTGGGCAGAATTAGAGAAAGATGATGTTACGCTTCGTGAAGCTTGTGGAAATACCGTGAGAAATATTACGGCTAGTGAAACAGCAGGAATTGATTCAGAAGAGCCTTTTGATGTGTCGCCTTATGCACATGCTTTGTTTCAGTTTTTCTTGAGAAACCCAGTTTGTCAGGAAATGGGACGTAAATTTAAAATGTCATTTTCTTCTTCAGATAAAGATACAGGTTTGAGCTATTTACACGATTTAGGATTTATTCCAAAAATTGTAAATGGCGAAAGAGGTTTTAAAGTGATGTTAGGTGGTGGACTAGGTTCTCAACCAAGTCATGCCGAATTATTATCGGAATTTATTCCAGTAAACCAAATTATTCCTACTACGGAAGGAGTTTTGAGAATTTTTGACCGCTATGGCGAAAGAGCAAAACGTTTGAAAGCACGTATGAAATTCCTAATCAAAGAGTTGGGAAGAGACGAGTTCTTACGATTGGTTGAAGAAGAGAAAAAAGCGTTGTCTTACCAAACAGTTGAAATTGACACTACTGCTTTTGATGGTGAAATTCCAGCTCCTTTATTAGAAGCACCAAAAGTAGTTATCGAAGATACAGCTGCTTTCGAAGCTTGGAAAAAATCAAATGTAATTGCGCAAAAACAAGCGGGTTATGTTGCTATTGGAATCAAGGTTTTATTAGGAGATTTTTATACAGATAAAGCGAGAGCATTGGCTGAATTAATCAAAAATTATGCAGCTAATGAATTGCGTTTTTCTTTGAGACAAGATATTTTAATTCGTCACGTAAAAGAAGAAAACCTACCGTTTTTCTACCAAGAATTAGCCAAATTAGATTTTGTTGCATTGGGTTACAATACCATTGCAGATATTACAGCTTGTCCAGGAACAGATACTTGTAATTTAGGAATCGCAAGTAGTACTGGAATCGCAGTAGAACTAGAAAGAGTTTTAGAAACGGAATATCCACAATACAGCAACAATCAAGATATCACGATTAAAATCAGTGGTTGTATGAATGCTTGTGGACAACACAATATGGCTGAAATAGGATTTCAAGGAATGTCTATCAATGCTGGAAAATTAGTAGCTCCTGCGCTTCAAGTGTTATTAGGAGGAGGAAATTTAGGAAATGGAAACGGAAGATTTTCGGATAAAGTAATCAAAATTCCTAGTAGAAGAGGACCTGATGCTTTGCGTTTTATCTTAAATGATTTTGAAGCAAATGGAAACGGACAATCGTTCTTAGAATATTATGACGCTAAAGGCGAGAAATATTTCTATGAATTTTTAAAACCATTAGCTGATGTTACTAATTTAACCGAAGCAGATTTTGTAGATTGGGGTAATGCTGATAACTACGTAAAAGCGGTTGGTGTTGGAGAATGTGCAGGTGTAGTAATTGATTTAGTAGCTACTTTATTATTTGAAGCTAAAGATAAATTGACTTTTGCACAAGAAGCTTTTGAAGAAGGAAAATGGGCAGATGCTATTTATTTAGCTTACGCAGGATATGTAAATGGTGCAAAAGCATTATTACTTGCTGAAAAACAAAAAACAAACCACCACGCTGGAATTATCGATTTATTTGATACCGTTTTTGTTGAAAGCAATAAAATTAAGTTGAATGGAACTTTCAAAGCTTTGGTTTACCAAATCAAAGAAAATGAGCCTTCGGCTGAATTTGCAAAAAAATACATTCAAGAAGCAGTTTCATTTTTTGAAACTATCGAAGACTATAGAGCCAAAGATTTAGCTAATGCATAAAACAATACAACCCAAAGTAACTTTAGTTGGCGCTGGTCCTGGTGATCCAGATTTGCTTACTCTGAAAGGAGTAAAAGCACTTGCTGAAGCGAATGTGGTTTTGTATGATGCCTTGGCCAATGAAGAAATAATGACTTACACTCCTAAAAAAGCGATTCGGATATTTGTTGGAAAAAGAAAAGGCTGTCACGAATATACGCAAGATCAAATCAATCAGTTGATTGTAGATAATGCGCTTACCTATGGGCATGTCGTTCGATTGAAAGGTGGTGATCCGTTTATTTTTGGTCGTGGAAGTGAAGAAATTGAATATGCTGAAAGTTTTGGAATTCCTACCTTTGTTGTGCCTGGAATTTCATCATCGATTGCAGTTCCTGCTTATCAAGGAATTTCTTTGACAAAAAGAGGAACTTCTGAAAGTTTTTGGGTAATTACAGGAACAACTTCTGATAGGAATTTGTCTGATGATGTGGCGTTAGCAGCGCAATCTTCAGCAACTGTTGTGATTTTGATGGGAATGAGTAAATTAGCACAAATAGTTTCTTTGTTCCAAAAGGAATCCAAAGGAGAAACGCCCGTTGCAATTATTCAAAATGGAACTACTCCACAAGAAAAAATTGGAGTTGGAACTATAAATAGTATTCAAAAAGTTGTTGCCGAAAATAATTTGAGTTCTCCAGCCATTATTGTTATTGGTGAAGTAGTCAAACAAAGCAATAAATTAAAAGGGTTTTACGAAGAGTTTATTTTAAGTAGAATCGCATAAAAATTAAGTAATAAATTATTCCAGCCCTGGCTCCCTCTCTTTCGGAGAGGGTTGGGGAGAGGAAAATAAGATAACAATGGAAAGAAATGAATTATATCCTGTTTTTTTAAAACTACAAAACCTTAATGTGTTGATTGTAGGCGGAGGAAACGTGGGTTTAGAAAAATTGTCTTTCATGTTGAAATCGAGTCCAAATGCTAATGTTGAGGTTGTGGCACCAAAGTTTTTACCAGAACTAGAAGCTTTAGTACAAAAACATCCTTCGGTAAAATTGACCTATAAAAAGTTCAATCGCTGGATGCTTCGCAAACGCCACATGGTAATTGCTTGTACGGATGATTTGAAAGTAAATAAAAGAGTATTCGACTTGTGCCGAAAAAGGCATTTGATTTGCAACATAGCGGATACGCCAAATTTATGTGATTATTATTTGGGTGGTATTGTGACCAAAGGAAATGTGAAAATTGCTATTTCTACCAATGGAAAATCGCCAACTACAGCCAAAAGATTACGCGAGTTTTTTGAAGAAATCATTCCGGACGATATTAATAAAATGGTCGAAAACCTAAATGAATATCGCAAAACGCTAAAAGGAAATTTCGAGGATAAAGTTCAAAAGATGAACGAAATCACCGAAGCATTAAAAAATAAAGAATAAGTTGCAATTTTAAGCGAGTGATATTTATCACCTTATGAAATAAAAATCATTCGTTCTTTTGCATTTGAATATAAAGAAGCATAATTATAAAAGAGTAAAATTAAATATAATGGTTAAAACAGACATACTTATAATAGGAGCCGGACCAACAGGTTTATTTGCAGTTTTTGAAGCAGGATTGTTAAAATTAAAATGCCATATCCTTGATGCATTACCACAAGCTGGTGGGCAACTTTCGGAATTGTATCCAAAAAAACCTATCTATGATATTCCAGGTTTCCCGGAAGTATTAGCAGGTGATTTGGTTGATAATTTAATGGAACAAATCAAGCAATTCGAACCAGGATTTACTCTTGGAGAACGTGCTGAAACAATCGAAAAACAAGAAGATGGAACTTTTATAGTGACTTCAAATAAAGGAAAAAAATTCCATGCGCCAGTAATTGCTATTGCAGGTGGATTAGGAAGTTTTGAACCAAGAAAACCACTTATTGAAGATATCGAGTTTTATGAAGATAAAGGAATTAAATACTTTATCAAAAACCCAGAAAAATTCAGAGACAAAAGAGTCGTAATTGCAGGAGGTGGAGATTCCGCTTTAGACTGGAGTATTTTCTTGTCAAATGTTGCTTCTGAAGTAACGTTAATTCACAGAAGAAACGAATTTAGAGGAGCTTTAGATTCTGTTGAAAAAGTTCAAGAATTAAAATCAGCTGGAAAAATCAAAATGATTACTCCAGGTGAAGTTGTTGGATTGAATGGAGCAGAACATTTAGAATCTGTTGATGTGGATATTGACGGAGCACACAGAAATATTCCAACAGATTATTTCATCCCACTTTTTGGATTAACACCAAAATTAGGACCTATTGGAAACTGGGGATTAGAAATTGAGAAAAATGCAATCAAAGTAAACAACGCTTTAGATTATCAAACAAATATCCCTGGTATTTTTGCCATTGGTGACGTAAATACGTATCCAGGTAAATTAAAATTGATTCTTTGTGGATTCCACGAAGCAACAATAATGTGTCAGGCAGCCTACCAAATTATTAATCCAGGTAAAAAATATGTATTAAAATATACAACCGTTTCTGGAGTAGATGGATTTGACGGTACTCGTAAAGAAGCGCCAAAAGCAGTGGTAAAAGCCATCGTCTAATACAAATTAGCATACAAGCAAAAAGCGCTATTACTTCATAAGTTTTAGCGCTTTTTGGTTGTTAGGTATAGAACCAAGCCTTTTTTTTGCTCCGAAAATCTAATTTTTTTAAAGGATAGTATTTTATATTTTTTTAAAGCGAATGAATGGCGTATTTTTGCCAAGATTTTTTCCTGCTGTACGCTTTATCTTTTATGCCAAACACTGGCATAAAAGGATGTCGCTCCCATCAGGGCTAAAAGTAAAAATTTGTTATTTTTTGGTTGCATTTTAACCATCAAAACACAACAATTAAAACACACAAAATGTCAACAATTCAAGAAGCCATTAAAAAAAATATACTCGTACTCGATGGAGCTATGGGAACCATGTTGCAACGCTACAATTTTTCGGAAGAAGATTTTCGTGGCGAACGTTTCAAGGATTTTCCATATTCTCTAAAAGGGAATAACGATTTATTGTCAATCACTCAGCCTCACGCAATAAAAGCCGTGCATGCAGCTTATTTTGAAGCAGGAGCTGATATTGTAGAAACCAATACTTTTTCGGGAACTACAATCGGAATGGCGGATTATCATCTGGAAGATTTAGTGTATGAATTGAATTATGAATCTGCAAGATTAGCCAGAGAAGTAGCAGATGAATTTACGGCTAAAAACCCAGATAAACCCCGTTTTGTAGCAGGTTCAATAGGACCAACAAACCGTACAGCAAGTATGTCGCCAGATGTAAATGATCCGGGATACAGAGCGGTCACTTTTGATGATTTGCGTATTGCTTACAAACAACAAGTGGAAGCTTTGATGGATGGAGGTTGTGATTTGTTATTGGTGGAGACAATTTTTGATACTTTAAATGCAAAAGCAGCTCTTTTTGCTATCGAAGAAGTTAAAGACGAACGTAAAATTGATATTCCTGTAATGGTTTCAGGAACAATAACAGATGCATCAGGAAGAACGCTTTCTGGTCAAACAGTTGAAGCATTTTTGGTTTCGGTTTCACACATTCCATTGTTGAGCGTAGGTTTTAATTGTGCTCTTGGAGCTGATTTGTTGAAACCGTATTTGCAAACCTTGTCGCACAATACTTCTTTTAATGTTTCGGCGCATCCTAATGCAGGATTGCCCAATGCTTTTGGAGAATACGATGAAACACCAGAACAAATGCAAGCGCAAATACGCAGTTATTTAGAAGATAATTTAGTCAACATCATAGGTGGTTGTTGCGGAACAACACCAGAACATATTAAGTTGATTGCTGATATTGCAAAGGACTATAAGCCTAGAGTATCAACAGCAACAATGTAATCGTAAAGACGCGTTTATCGGGTCTAAATTATAGCAACGAATTCAGAAATTGATTTTCAAATTCGAGGCAAAACAAAATAAAAAAATGGCACAAGCAGAAACTAGAAGAAACCTTGTATTATCGGGATTAGAACCTTTAATCATTACGCCAGATAGCGTATTTGTAAACATTGGTGAACGTACGAATGTAACAGGTTCTAGAAAATTCCTTCGATTAATCAAGGAAGAAAAATATGACGAGGCACTTGATATTGCTAG
Above is a window of Flavobacterium sp. 123 DNA encoding:
- a CDS encoding Rrf2 family transcriptional regulator; the encoded protein is MLSKKTKYGIKALTFLARQEDQTPVQIAEIAKSENISIKFLESILLLLRHSGFLGAKKGKGGGYYLIKDPKDINMAHVYRILEGPIALLPCVSHNFYEKCDDCIDEASCSVHKLMTEVRDNTLMILENNSLADISF
- a CDS encoding sulfite exporter TauE/SafE family protein; amino-acid sequence: MSKELKENNVAIKTETTFVERLWVLIPVILLVGLLSTLVYNHYNEFSWNGFIAGFNQEFLIFFAIGVFAQLVDGTLGMGYGATSTSFLLAYGVPPVISSTGVHVAEMFTTGASAISHHRFGNINKKLVKHLLIPGVLGSATGAYLLSDVIDGDVIKPFIAVYMIVLAIIIMKKALKKNIVKKKTKSLDLLASFGGFMDAVGGGGWGPIVTSTLLGRGRNPRYTIGSVNAAEFAVSFASGITFMLFGGIHGWQVIIGLILGGVIAAPLAAFLVNKIQRKPMMIAVGLLIIVLSLRTLSKLL
- a CDS encoding sulfate adenylyltransferase subunit 1, whose protein sequence is MEVLKIATAGSVDDGKSTLIGRLLYDTKSLTTDKIEAIEKSSKQKGYDYLDFSLATDGLVAEREQGITIDVAHIYFSTAKKSYIIADTPGHVEYTRNMVTGASTSQVSIILIDARKGVIEQTYRHFFINNLLRVKEVIVAINKMDLVDYSEEVFNKIKTDFQELNSKSSFKEQNVSYIPLSAINGGNVADKSENMPWYTGQTVLEHLEALEPEDVFETGKARFPVQTVIRPKTEEYHDFRGYAGKLYGNNIKVGDAVTVLPSLTESKVTNIHFFDQQFDEATAGSSITIELDNDINVTRGDMIVKSNELPKIEKDINTTICWMDSKKLVAGTKYLVQHNTNRVLAKIESVKNVIATDYSGVTPATQLSINEIGEVTIKLSKALYFDAYNDNKSNGAFILIDAATNTTAGVGFIK
- a CDS encoding OsmC family protein, translated to MKITLDRVNENFHFQLKNDRGHIVNLDARPDFGGNDMGPSPMELVLMGVAGCSGIDMISILKKQRQNITSFKAEVEGERVQVGEAKPFKDIYVVFYLEGPINEDKAARAAQLSFEKYCSVSKTLEPTATIHYKVVLNGVELPK
- a CDS encoding PLP-dependent aspartate aminotransferase family protein, whose amino-acid sequence is MNEQEFGFETQAIRNQLERTQYLEHSVPLYLTSSFVFEDAEDMRASFAEEKDRNIYSRYSNPNTNEFIDKVCQMEGAESGFAFSSGMAAVYSTLAALLNSGDHIVSAGSVFGATHSLFMNYFLKWGIETTYFDINKPETIESCIKPNTKILFAESPTNPAIDIIDLELLGDIAKKHNLVLIIDNCFATPYLQQPIKWGAHLVVHSATKLMDGQGRVLGGITVGDAELIQKIYLFSRLTGPSLSPFNAWVLSKSLETLAIRLDRHCENAMKVAEFLEQHPNVNKVKYPFLKSHPQYEIAQKQMKLGGNIVAFEIKGGLEAGRAFLDKIKLCSLSPNLGDSRTIVTHPASTTHSKLSVEERLAVSITDGLVRVSVGLETVKDVIADLEQALS
- the cysD gene encoding sulfate adenylyltransferase subunit CysD, which produces MSSILKTNALESEAIYIFREVISQFDKPVLLFSGGKDSITLVRLAQKAFFPAKIPFPLLHVDTGHNFPETIEFRDKLVAELGLELIVRNVQDAIDEGKVVEESGKYSSRNSLQTTTLLDAIEEFKFDACIGGARRDEEKARAKERIFSVRDDFGQWDEKNQRPELFDILNGKIENGQNVRVFPISNWTELDVWSYIEQEQIEIPSIYFSHKRKVFLRDGLIWSHSPFVYQEEDEEVEERIVRFRTVGDMSCTAAVESYAATIQEVVGEIRSSTISERGARIDDKRSEAAMEKRKQQGYF
- a CDS encoding phosphoadenylyl-sulfate reductase is translated as MSVAIANTLLDKTKGFSIEETLSFLANEYKDKVVFSTSFGQEDQVVTALIAKNDLPITIFTLDTGRLFQETYDVFHKTLKKYKKEIKTYFPEASQVEELLNKKGPNSFYESVENRKECCFIRKVAPLTKALKGNTIWITGLRAEQSENRSDLDFFEYDAHFDIIKFNPLLKWTLEEVQKYIDENNVPQNTLHKQGFVSIGCAPCTRAIAPGEDIRAGRWSWESSHKECGLHQK